One window of the Camelina sativa cultivar DH55 chromosome 1, Cs, whole genome shotgun sequence genome contains the following:
- the LOC104787595 gene encoding protein CDC73 homolog, translating into MDPLSVLKDFTVRGEADKIERVGANYRFGSEYSFPCATETAYRSKGGTLYTLEALVHYVKNHHLKLGEYMQSTVKSSVPAVTLPDRKPLLEYLTGKVASSDAIDYLLLQQQNAQSQKQNEEYRPDQDNSAFVSRESAIEDMEVEDFGKSDEDVDYIMLIRSNERPLKSRDAILQCKNRDFYSVLVNSTKREEERQRIESHQRKDGLVAKSRLMGAEERGIVGFSSGGGDDNGYDANPKSKLHFKAGKIGEGVPIILVPSAFQTLITIYNVKEFLEDGVFIENDVKAKEMKGLKPDCITVQKKFSRDRERVVTAYEVRDKPSALKPDDWDRVVAVFVLGKDWQFKGWPFKDHVEIFNKIVGFYMRFEDDSIESAKTVKQWNVKIISISKNKRHNDRAAALEVWEKLEEFVRSRSHS; encoded by the exons ATGGATCCGTTATCAGTGCTGAAAGATTTCACAGTCCGAGGAGAAGCTGATAAAATCGAGCGAGTCGGAGCCAATTACAGATTCGGATCGGAATATTCGTTCCCATGCGCGACGGAGACGGCGTACAGGTCAAAAGGTGGGACTCTCTACACACTAGAAGCATTAGTACACTATGTGAAGAATCATCATCTAAAACTCGGAGAGTATATGCAATCAACCGTCAAAAGCTCAGTCCCGGCGGTGACTTTACCAGATCGGAAACCTCTCCTCGAATACCTCACCGGAAAAGTAGCTTCCTCCGATGCGATTGATTACCTACTCCTCCAGCAGCAAAACGCGCAGAGTCAGAAACAGAACGAAGAGTATCGACCAGATCAAGATAATTCAGCTTTCGTTTCGAGAGAGAGCGCGATTGAAGATATGGAGGTTGAGGATTTCGGCAAATCCGACGAGGACGTTGATTACATTATGCTGATCCGATCCAACGAGCGGCCGTTGAAGAGCAGAGACGCGATTCTTCAGTGTAAGAACAGGGATTTTTATAGTGTGTTGGTGAATTCGACCaagagggaagaagagagacagaGGATTGAGTCTCATCAGAGGAAAGATGGATTAGTTGCTAAGAGTAGGTTAATGGGTGCTGAAGAGAGAGGTATTGTAGGGTTTAGTAGTGGTGGTGGAGATGATAATGGCTATGATGCTAACCCTAAATCTAAGCTTCATTTTAAAGCTGGGAAGATTGGTGAAGGTGTTCCTATCATTCTTGTGCCGAGTGCGTTTCAGACTTTGATTACTATATATAATGTTAAGGAGTTTCTTGAAGATGGTGTTTTTATAGAGAATGATGTTAAGGCTAAGGAGATGAAGGGTTTAAAGCCTGATTGTATTACGGTTCAGAAGAAGTTTagtagagatagagagagagttgtgACTGCTTATGAAGTTAGGGATAAGCCCTCTGCCTTGAAGCCTGATGATTGGGATCGTGTTGTTGcggtttttgttttgggaaagGATTGGCAGTTCAAGGGTTGGCCTTTCAAGGATCACGTTGAGATATTCAATAAGA TCGTTGGATTCTACATGCGGTTTGAAGATGACAGTATAGAATCAGCCAAGACGGTGAAGCAGTGGAATGTAAAGATCATCTCG ATTAGCAAGAATAAGAGGCATAACGACAGGGCTGCTGCATTGGAAGTCTGGGAAAAACTCGAGGAGTTTGTGCGATCTCGGTCACATTCTTAG
- the LOC104706557 gene encoding non-specific lipid-transfer protein-like protein At2g13820 encodes MKMGMGLVCLTVFMAVMTSTRVSAQSGCTNVLISLSPCLNYITGNSTSPSQQCCRQLGSVVQSSPDCLCQVLNGGGSQLGINVNQTQALGLPKACNVQTPPVSRCSTGGGGGSTSDSX; translated from the exons atgaaaatggGAATGGGTTTAGTGTGTCTTACAGTTTTTATGGCTGTGATGACTTCTACAAGGGTCTCTGCTCAGTCAGGCTGCACAAACGTGTTGATTAGCTTATCGCCGTGTCTCAACTACATAACCGGAAACTCTACTTCTCCTTCTCAGCAGTGCTGTCGTCAGTTGGGTAGCGTAGTCCAGTCTTCTCCTGACTGTTTGTGTCAAGTCCTCAACGGTGGTGGCTCTCAGCTAGGTATCAACGTTAACCAAACACAAGCTCTTGGTCTGCCAAAGGCTTGTAATGTTCAGACTCCTCCAGTCAGTCGCTGTAGTACCG gtggtggtggtggttctaCTTCTGACTCTCNA
- the LOC104706525 gene encoding glutathione S-transferase T3-like, whose translation MEAEEVGSDPVVSNDQRLQSFWKRVADYYKAHDGGTGSNARGPSQCKARWSKINHQVNKFVGCYSQASTRRKSGQSEDDVVSMAYEFYKNDMNKPYKRTKLAFEGDFSAPSSNGGDEMRPPRVKAAKKKGNKHAVSIDVDDGSVSKLDKIIAMKDQEQAAKERHGKMRLLDSLLNKGELTSAEVLLRDKLVDQMFWDDICSCLVAI comes from the exons atgGAGGCAGAGGAAGTAGGAAGCG ATCCAGTGGTGAGCAACGACCAGCGGCTACAAAGTTTCTGGAAGAGGGTTGCAGACTATTACAAAGCTCATGATGGAGGAACTGGTTCAAACGCAAGAGGGCCTTCACAATGTAAGGCAAGGTGGAGTAAGATAAACCACCAAGTCAACAAGTTTGTTGGGTGTTACTCACAAGCGAGTACAAGAAGGAAGAGTGGACaatcagaagatgatgttgTGAGCATGGCGTATGAGTTTTACAAGAATGACATGAACAAGCC CTATAAGCGTACTAAGCTTGCTTTTGAAGGAGATTTCTCAGCTCCTTCGAGCAATGGTGGAGACGAGATGAGGCCTCCGAGGGTTAAAGCTgccaagaaaaaaggaaacaaacatgcAGTTAGTATTGATGTGGATGATGGTTCTGTCAGTAAGTTGGATAAGATAATAGCAATGAAGGATCAAGAACAGGCGGCTAAAGAGAGGCACGGCAAAATGAGATTGCTAGACAGCCTGCTTAACAAGGGTGAACTAACATCTGCTGAAGTCCTACTTAGAGACAAACTTGTTGatcaaat gttttgggaTGACATATGTAGCTGTCTCGTTGCCATCTAA
- the LOC104787585 gene encoding uncharacterized protein LOC104787585 has product MEPPRIFLRPFNVSDAEDVFKWASDDDVTRYLRWDSVKTLEEAEQHILNKAIPHPWRRSISLIQEGRSIGYVSVKPDSGDGRCRADLAYALAKEFWGRGIATAAVRIAVGQAFQDFPVVVRLQAVVEVENKASQRVLEKAGFRKEGLLEKYGFSKGMIKDMFLYSFVKE; this is encoded by the coding sequence ATGGAACCACCGAGAATTTTTCTCCGGCCGTTCAATGTATCAGACGCCGAAGACGTCTTTAAATGGGCCAGTGACGATGACGTCACACGTTACCTTCGTTGGGACTCAGTTAAGACCTTAGAGGAAGCCGAACAACACATCTTGAACAAGGCCATACCACACCCGTGGCGCCGTTCCATATCTCTCATCCAAGAAGGTCGCTCGATAGGTTACGTCTCTGTCAAGCCAGACTCTGGTGATGGTCGTTGCCGGGCTGACCTCGCTTACGCCTTGGCTAAAGAGTTTTGGGGACGGGGGATAGCCACGGCGGCTGTGAGGATTGCGGTTGGACAAGCTTTTCAGGATTTTCCTGTGGTGGTGAGGCTACAAGCGGTGGTGGAGGTTGAGAACAAAGCGTCTCAGAGGGTTTTGGAGAAAGCTGGGTTTCGAAAAGAGGGTTTGCTTGAGAAGTATGGTTTTAGCAAAGGCATGATTAAAGACATGTTTCTCTATAGTTTCGTTAAAGAATGA
- the LOC104706547 gene encoding uncharacterized protein LOC104706547, with translation MAYYLTDDIYPKWATFIQSITLPCGRKAKLFTQCQEACRKDVECAFGVLQLGDVYLRRPTAEDLQRLLNIGEQRGFPGMVGSIDCMHWEWKNCPTAWKGQYSRGSGKPTIVLEAVASQDLWIWHAFFGPPGTLNDINVLDCSPVFDDILEGRAPRVSYVVNGHQYEMAYYLTDGIYPKWATFIQSITLPCGRKAKLFAQCQEACRKDVERAFGVLQA, from the coding sequence ATGGCGTACTACCTCACTGACGATATTTATCCCAAATGggcaactttcatccaatcaattACACTACCATGTGGCCGAAAAGCTAAACTCTTTACTCAATGTCAAGAAGCATGTCGTAAAGATGTAGAGTgtgcctttggagtcttgcaacTTGGAGACGTTTATCTCAGACGACCTACAGCGGAAGACCTCCAAAGATTATTGAATATTGGAGAACAACGCGGTTTCCCTGGAATGGTGgggagcatagattgtatgcattgggagtggaagaattgtccaactGCATGGAAAGGACAATATTCACGTGGATCTGGAAAACCGACAATCGTACTAGAGGCAGTGGCATCccaagatttatggatttggcacgcatTTTTCGGACCACCGGGtacgttaaatgatatcaatgttttggacTGCTCAccggtgtttgatgatatcttaGAGGGCCGAGCTCCAAGAGTTTCATACGTTGTCAATGGACATCAATACGAAATGGCGTACTACCTCACTGACGGTATTTATCCCAAATGggcaactttcatccaatcaattACACTACCATGTGGCCGAAAAGCTAAACTCTTTGCTCAATGTCAAGAAGCATGtcgtaaagatgtagagcgtgcatttggagtcttgcaagcttgA
- the LOC104787614 gene encoding non-specific lipid-transfer protein-like protein At2g13820 has translation MSKILVVVVAMISVLALPIHGQQQPLSQCTPSMMTSVSPCMSFITNSSSNGTSPSSDCCNSLRSLTTGGMGCLCLIVTGTVPFNIPINRTTAVSLPRACNMPRVPLQCQANIAPAAAPGPSATFGPSMSPGPATNPIVPEPTPSAQTPQSDTTRPFTPSVDGGAPTSDDGGSSSRPSETPSSAYALSPSLLFFSIALVVLKFY, from the exons ATGTCGAAGATTCTTGTCGTGGTGGTTGCTATGATCTCGGTCCTAGCTTTGCCAATTCACGGTCAACAACAGCCGCTTAGCCAATGTACCCCGTCGATGATGACCTCCGTGAGTCCTTGTATGAGCTTCATAACCAACAGTAGCAGCAATGGAACTTCTCCGTCGTCTGATTGTTGTAACTCACTGAGGTCTTTGACAACTGGAGGAATGGGATGTCTCTGTCTTATTGTCACTGGAACTGTTCCTTTCAATATTCCTATTAACCGCACAACCGCTGTCTCTCTTCCCCGTGCTTGTAACATGCCTAGAGTCCCTCTTCAATGCCAAG CTAATATTGCTCCAGCTGCTGCTCCTG GACCTTCTGCTACATTTGGACCGTCGATGTCTCCAGGTCCAGCGACGAATCCTATTGTTCCAGAGCCGACTCCATCAGCTCAGACACCACAGTCGGATACAACCCGACCTTTTACACCATCCGTCGATGGTGGAGCTCCAACGTCAGACGACGGAGGAAGCAGCAGTAGACCTTCTGAGACTCCTTCATCCGCTTATGCACTCTCaccatctcttctcttcttcagcaTCGCCCTTGTAGTTCTCAAGTTCTACTga
- the LOC104787606 gene encoding non-specific lipid-transfer protein-like protein At2g13820 encodes MKMGMGLVCLTVFMAVMTSTRVSAQSGCTNVLISLSPCLNYITGNSTSPSQQCCRQLGSVVQSSPDCLCQVLNGGGSQLGINVNQTQALGLPKACNVQTPPVSRCSTGGGGGSTSDSPAESPNSSGPGNGSKTVPAGEGDGPSSDVSSIKFSFPLLAFLSAASYIAIF; translated from the exons atgaaaatggGAATGGGTTTAGTGTGTCTTACAGTTTTTATGGCTGTGATGACTTCTACAAGGGTCTCTGCTCAGTCAGGCTGCACAAACGTGTTGATTAGCTTATCGCCGTGTCTCAACTACATAACCGGAAACTCTACTTCTCCTTCTCAGCAGTGCTGTCGTCAGTTGGGTAGCGTAGTCCAGTCTTCTCCTGACTGTTTGTGTCAAGTCCTCAACGGTGGTGGCTCTCAGCTAGGTATCAACGTTAACCAAACACAAGCTCTTGGTCTGCCAAAGGCTTGTAATGTTCAGACTCCTCCAGTCAGTCGCTGTAGTACCG gtggtggtggtggttctaCTTCTGACTCTCCTGCAGAATCACCAAACTCTTCAG GACCTGGAAATGGATCGAAAACCGTACCAGCAGGGGAAGGAGACGGACCATCGTCTGATGTGAGCTCTATCAAGTTCTCATTTCCTCTTCTTGCCTTCCTTTCAGCAGCTTCCTACATCGCAATCTTCTGA
- the LOC104706567 gene encoding ubiquitin carboxyl-terminal hydrolase 13-like codes for MNYMYHSDVEGKQFNAIRPVWGFSQVLPLDTFNDPKNGYVFEGDQCEFGVDVMVPLVNWEVVSFPMKPPDKKFSWTLKKFSKLKDHCYVSDTFIMGGKNGVIKLYPKGYTTTYSKSLSMFVFLADSETMKAVDNRYNYDNRTQGWGWYHFIYLDKLREAYLDKEDSLQVDIEFAVVSTTTSSP; via the exons atgaaTTAtatgtatcattcagatgttgaagGGAAGCAGTTCAATGCAATAAGACCGGTGTGGGGATTTTCGCAAGTGCTTCCGCTTGATACGTTCAATGATCCTAAAAACGGATATGTGTTCGAGGGAGATCAATGTGAGTTTGGTGTTGATGTGATGGTTCCACTTGTCAACTGGGAAGTTGTCTCTTTCCCTATGAAACCCCCTGATAAAAAGTTTTCCTGGACGCTCAAGAAATTCTCTAAGTTGAAAGATCATTGCTACGTATCAGACACGTTCATTATGGGAGGAAAGAACGG GGTTATAAAGTTGTATCCCAAGGGCTACACTACAACATATTCCAAATCTTTGTCCATGTTTGTGTTTCTGGCTGATAGTGAAACAATGAAGGCAG ttgaCAATAGATACAATTACGACAATCGAACTCAAGGTTGGGGTTGGTAtcactttatatatttagataaactTCGGGAGGCTTATTTGGACAAAGAAGACTCTTTGCAAGTAGATATCGAATTTGCAGTTGTTTCGACTACCACGTCTTCTCCATGA
- the LOC104787620 gene encoding proteasome subunit beta type-2-A, which produces MECVFGLVGNGFAIVAADTSAVHSILLHKNNEDKIMVLDSHKLVAASGEPGDRVQFTEYVQKNVSLYKFRNGIPLTTSAAANFTRGELATALRKNPYSVNILLAGYDNESGASLYYIDYIATLHKVDKGAFGYGSYFSLSTMDRHYRSDMTVEEAIELVDKCILEIRSRLVIAPPNFVIKIVDKDGAREYAKRQSVVDVTTAADV; this is translated from the exons ATGGAGTGTGTATTCGGTCTTGTTGGGAATGGATTCGCCATCGTTGCGGCTGATACATCTGCGGTTCACAGTATCCTTCTCCACAAGAACAACGAAGACAAGATCATGGTGCTCGACTCTCACAAGCTTGTTGCTGCTAGTGGCGAGCCAGGTGATag GGTTCAGTTTACGGAGTACGTTCAGAAGAATGTTTCCTTGTACAAATTCAGAAACGGTATCCCTTTGACTACTTCCGCTGCTGCCAATTTCACTCGCGGAGAGCTCGCTACTGCGTTGAGGAAG AATCCGTATTCGGTGAATATACTATTGGCTGGCTACGACAATGAGAGTGGTGCATCTCTTTACTACATTGACTACATTGCAACCCTTCACAAAGTTGACAAGGGAGCTTTCGGTTACGGCTCCTACTTCTCCCTCTCCACAATGGATAGACATTACCGCAGCGACATGACTGTAGAAGAAGCCATCGAACTAGTCGACAAATGCATACTTGAGATCCGTTCAAGACTGGTCATTGCGCCACCAAACTTTGTGATCAAGATTGTTGACAAAGATGGAGCTCGTGAATATGCTAAGCGTCAATCCGTAGTGGATGTCACGACTGCTGCTgatgtttga
- the LOC104706534 gene encoding uncharacterized protein LOC104706534, with the protein MSNWSSDHEVDQMVEEEVDSIVEGIQYNYTQKEEPPAPIFRRLHINRDREEGHTRLWNDYFGENSTYTHAKFRRRFRMNKPLFERIVSTIENGVPYFRQRRYATGRLGLSALQKCSAAIRMMAYGCSADAVDEYLRLAETTAHKCLKNFVDGVIHLFGDVYLR; encoded by the coding sequence ATGTCTAATTGGAGTTCTGATCATGAGGTTGATCaaatggtagaggaggaagTTGATAGTATAGTGGAAGGGATTCAGTACAACTACACTCAAAAGGAAGAACCACCAGCTCCAATATTCCGACGATTGCACATAAATAGAGACCGCGAAGAAGGCCACACTCGGctatggaatgattattttggtGAGAATTCGACTTACACTCACGCTAAGTTCCGCCGtcgctttagaatgaacaaaccattgttcGAACGCATAGTCAGTactattgagaatggagtcccGTACTTCAGACAAAGACGATATGCTACTGGAAGGCTCGGTCTTTctgcacttcaaaaatgttctGCAGCTATACGTATGATGGCATACGGATGTTCGGCAGATGCGGTGGATGAATATTTACGACTAGCTGAAACAACCGCACACAAATGCCTTAAAAATTTTGTAGACGGAGTTATCCATCTATTTGGAGACGTTTATCTCAGATGA